The genomic segment CCCTATTAAAGCCCAAATCCCATGCCTCTGCCTTGTAAAGTCTTCTACTTCCTTAGGGCTGCATGAAGAGGGCAGAATTCTGTCCTCTTTCCAGAGTTTAGCAACGTGCTGAAGTTGACAGCAAGCCTGTTATTGAACAGCATTTGTGAAGCTTGCCTTCCTCTGGATCTACTTCCTTAGATCATGTTTACATATTGTGACCAGCACCCTCCAAGCAAGTCAGTAACAAAGGGAGGAGGGCCAGGCAAATATCCTGCTAGTCTTCCCCCTGCCTTCCTACACAGGAGCTGTCTAAAGCTTGATCTGCGGCATGTAAATACTGACCAGTGCTTCCTGTGTGCCTTTTGTACCCAAACGTCAGTTCAGCAGCGAGTTCTATGTCAGTTTTGTATTTCCCCCATCACCGTACTATGAGTGCCTTCTAGCAGCTATGTGACTTGTGAGATACTTGTCAAGTAAAAGTGAGCTTTAGGAGCCCTCCTCAAACCTCTGTGCCTGTTACAAAAAGTACATTACCTCAAAGGGCCCTAGGGCCGGCTCCTTCCTGGGTAAGAGGTATGTGAGGCTGGGCCTGGCAGCACTCTGCCCGAATCCTGTCTTCTGTAAAATCATTATTTCGCAAGATGGGGGAGAGGGAAATGcatcatcttccttctctgttcCTTCCACACTTCAGAAGTTAGCATATCCCTTACGGGAATTAGCACTATGGCAGCTTGGATAGCCAGATTTATCAGGGGAGGTCCTTTTATCACTACCCGCTTGtaaatattctaaaaaaaaaaagagagaaacttcACCGTTCACTGCAAACCAGAGGATGCAAGATTCGACTTCGCTTTGCCGCTGCCATTTTCACGAGGGTATTATTAACCTCCAAACCCTGACCGTTGGCACCGCGCCTCAAAAACGAGGCAGCCTGAGCACCTCCGCCAGCGGAACGGCGAGGGCCGGGGTCCTGCCGCCACCGGTGAGCCCCCCGGCTGCTCGAGGGCTctgcggggcaggggggacAGGCGCCAGGGGACACCGGAGGCGCTGGGTTTCCGCCAAGGGCGCCCGAGCACCAGGCACAAGCGCAGAAGCTGGGCTTTCTTCTTTAcggaaagggttgtgaggcactggaatgggctgcccagggccgtggttcagtcaccatccctgaggtctttaagagacgtttagatgtagagctcagtgataCGGTtcagtggaggacttgttagtgttaggtcagaggctggactcggtggtcttggaggtctgttccaacctagatgattctgtgattctggggTTCTGGAATTCTGTGAAGCGCGGTCGCTGCCCGCTCACGGCCCCCTCACGGTCCAGTCCCCCCCCGCCGagctcccccaggccccgcccccacccctcAGGACGCCCCGCCCCACGCGCTCCCGCGCCTGCGCCCTTAGGGGCTTGGCGGCGGGTTGGCCGCAGCGCGCCTgcgcggcgccgggcggggcTATATAAGGGGCAGCGGCTGTGCCCGCGAGCGGGCGGTGTGCCGGGTGTGCGGCCGGGGCGTCACTTCCGGGCTGCCAGCTGAGGCGACGAGGAAGCTGAGGCGATGGAGGCGGTGGTGCGGCGCTGCCCGTTCCTGGCCCGCGTCTCGCAGGCCTTCCTGCAGAAGGCCGGGCCCTCGCTGCTGCTCTACGCCCAGCACTGCCCCAAGATGATGGAGGCGGCACCCCCGGCTGCCGCCCGAGGCCTAGCCGGCTCCGCCGCCCGCGGGCAGCAGGCGGGGGAGACCCCCGCGGCCCAGCCGGGTGAGTAGGGGCCCCCCCGCGCCAGGGGCAGGCGGCCCTTCCGGGGGCCGCGATCGGGCCCTGCGGCCGCGGAGAGGCCGAGCTGCCCTTGAACGGCAGCTGTGGCACGTCGCGGGAGAAGCTTCTGGAAGGGCCGGCTTTCTCGATGAGGGTTGCTTAATGCCCCGGGCGCCCGCGGTGATTAAACGCGGGTGCTGTCAGCCCGTCTCGGAGATCAGGGACGGGCAGCTTTGGCGTGCTGACGGCGAGGCCGTCGGCCTCCCTCACGCCCGAGCGGCTTGTCGTTGGACTTGGTACCGCCCCTTGGGGCGCTCCTGCCCTGGCACTAAGGACAAAGAGCTGAGGCAGCGAAGGGGTGGCAGGAAACAACTGAAGCCTTcgaaataaaaatctgctctTTTGGGATGAAGGAGAGGTTTTTATCCTGAGAAGGGTACTTTGCTGCATCAGGGATCTTAAATCAGGTGCCCGTTGGGTGTTCATACTTGTATAAATAAGATGTGAGCACTCGGTTAAATAATTCTTAGTGGCTTGTGCTAAATTATTTGCTAGAATAGTGGATAGGAAAGCTCAAGTCACTATTAAGATGATGAAACTGAagtgctttcatttctgtgccTTCCTCAGAGGGCAAAAATGCCAAAGATGTGGCCCAGCAGAGTACAGATGGATCCCagccacctgctggccacccgcctgctgctgctggccataGCTCTGCTATGAAATGCCCGTTCCTGGCAGCTCAGATGAGCCACAAGAACAGCAATGTATTCTGCAAAGCCAGCATTGAACTTCAAGAGGATGTGAAGGAAATGCAGGCGGACAGGAAAGGTATGTATTGTGTGTGCCAAAGTGTTGGCTCCTTCCTAGAACCTTTGGTGCTCGACTTTCCTCTGTTGTGTGCCAAGTCTGACAGTTGCTGCTTACGCTGTGTGGGTAGGGTTATGGTAAATTGCAGTAAAAACTTGTTGAGGAATGCACGTGTTAATGGCATACCTGCAGAGTTGTGCGGTGATTGCCCTCAGTAATCTTGATGCAGGAATTCTTTAGACCATATTTTGATGCCTTGGTTCTAAACGTGTGAATCAAGCTGTTTGTGCACCCAAAGCAGGTGCTTGGGATCGAAGAGAGCCTTACCAGGGTGCTGGTATAAATGAGGATGGTATATCCAGAGACGGAAGAAACACTGTCAGGGTATTACACAAATAGCAGAATGAATCCAAGctggaaagcaagcaagcaactaACTGGTTTTTGGTTTATGGAACTACTGGGTGTTACAGGCTGGCTTGCAGTCTGATGTAGAAGGGCTGTCCTTCAAAGGAAGGAACTTTTCATCAATACTTGTAAAACCTTGCTgtctgtctcagagaggaagcctgtcttctttttatttcttagcaGAACAAAGTACTAGAATGGAAAGAAAGCTGCCAACCTTAATTCTGCCTTCAGTTACCAATGTACTGATTTTCAGATGAGTGCTGTAGCTCTATAGGGTGGGTTTTTGAGTCATGCTGAATCAATTGTGTTATAAGGTAACTACATCAAATGTTGTCATTGATTagaaagattttccttttgtctcATACAATGCAAAGTTAGAAGCAGATGCAGTAGCTGATCCCAGCAGGAGTCTTTAGATTCAGGTATGTGCTTTCTAAAGAATGAAGAGTTAAGCTACTTAAAGTGTTGCAGTGTTGAACTCAACTCAGAAACCTCTATTTGAAACTGATTAGCTTGACATAATTCATTGACGTCTGTAGGTAAAGAATTTGCCGATGTAACAACTACTTCCACAGTGAGGAACACTGAGACAGAGGGAGAAGAGCAGAGTGGCTTGCTCAAGAGGTTTAACGATATTATGCTGAAGCAAAGACCTGAGAGTGTGTCTCATCTGCTTCAGGATAACTTGCCAAAATGTAAGATAATATAGCAAAACCCTCACAGACCTGAtcccttgtgatttttttttcctgtgtgctgAAGTCTGTCTCATTTCAGCCATATCCACCTTCCAGTATGATCAGTTCTTTGAGAGAAAGAtagatgaaaagaagaaagatcatACCTATCGAGTATTCAAAACAGTGAACCGAAAGGCACAGATCTTTCCCATGGCAGATGACTACTCTGATTCTCTGATCACCAAGAAGGAGGTGTCCGTCTGGTGCAGCAACGATTATCTGGGCATGAGTCGTCATCCCCGTGTGTGTGGAGCAGTTATGTGAGTAGTGCCATATTAAGGGTCATTCACAAGCCTAGGGTGCTCTGCAGAAGCTTTTGTAGGAAGACGTCTGAAGAACTGACCTCTGCGCTATGCTACGTAACCTGCTTCTAGTGTTGTTATAATCAAGTTCCTCTTGAGTTAGAGTAGATAAATTTCTACTGCTGTAGAACCAAATAGTATTTACTTGCCAGTCCATGACctcacttgatttttttcctcaaacttCTAAATACTACTGGACAAACTGGATGGTACATTGTAGCTGTACTGATTCCTTAGCTTACTGAACCCCTGAGTTGTGCTGTTTGCTCAAGACCTTAAAACTAACAGCAGCTTTTGACAGCTAGTTCCACTTTAAGACAATATTGATTAGGTACTAGAATGTCTTGAGCAATGATCCTGTGGTGCTCAGTAACACTGTCTTTCTCTGGGACCTTTGTAGGGATACTCTGAAACAGCatggtgctggagcaggaggcacaagAAATATTTCGGGAACAAGCAAATTTCATGTTGATTTGGAGAAAGAACTAGCTGATCTTCATGGAAAAGATGCAGCACTGCTGTTCTCTTCCTGTTTTGTAGCCAATGATTCCACCCTCTTCACTCTAGCTAAAATGCTGCCAGGTGAGATCTCAAAGTGCATCTTGTATTTACCACAAAAACAAACTCATACACAGCAGTTGGGAGTATGTGTTGCAAATGGCCACCCAAAGTGGGGGGGATTCATCCTACTCAACCAGAagagtatattttttttaaatgctataaATTGTGTGCAGCTTGTGCGAGTCATAGTTGTAGCCTACTGAGACTGAATAGGCTGCTATGAACTGCGGAAGGAATTGAGCAAAAAGCACTGGGTCTTTTACTTTCACTTAAATTGTACCTGAAAATGAGGCAGTAGGGATGTAGTATCCTTACACCTGAGGGTGCGAATTTGTCTCCCTCTGATGTAGTTCAGGACAGGTTTGCTTTAACTCCAGAAGTTGTTACATAAAGTGTTAAGGACTTGGAAGAAcccttctgcatttctttaggCTCAAATTTCTATTGGTTTAGACACAAAAAAAGTAAGCCTTAAATACTATTCTTGCCTTatgatttttaactttttcctcTGGCCAAGAGAACTTTCTAGAACTTTCTCTTGCTGCTTGAGCACTTAACCGTGTGTGAAATGATGCTGGGAATTAGCCAGTGCTTTCTGTACTTGACTTGTAACTGGGTTGTTCCCTCAGGCTGTGAGATCTACTCTGATTCTGGAAACCATGCCTCCATGATCCAGGGGATTCGGAACAGCAGGGTACCGAAACACATATTTCGCCATAATGATGTCAGTCATCTTCGAGAACTATTGAAGAAGTCTGATCCATCTACCCCTAAAATTGTTGCATTTGAAACTGTGCACTCAATGGATGGTAAGGTGGCATAaactcctctctccttccagtgCAGTCAGCGCTCAAATCATCTGTGTTTTGGGTCTAAAAGTAGATTTGTTATCTAAACCCTTACAGCATTTTAGCGCAATGTTTATCCAAGTTGAATACAGGGAATCCTAAGCTGCCTACTGGTGCTTTGGTCTGTAGGTGctgtctgccctctggaagagCTGTGTGATGTGGCCCACGAACACGGAGCAATCACTTTTGTGGACGAAGTGCATGCTGTGGGGCTGTATGGAGCTCGAGGTGGCGGTATCGGAGACCGGGATGGAATCATGCACAAGATGGACATCATCTCTGGAACGCTTGGTATGCGTGGCCTGGTGGTTTCACAGCAGCTTATGTATTCTAAGGCAGTAAAGCTTCTGAGCAGCCAAATTAAGTGGGTTAGCTCAAAATCAGTCTATTGAAATGAACTTGCTAAGGATTTATGGGGGGGTAGTGTTTTTCAGAAAGCCCAAAGGATTTAAGTATGTACTGCATTTTGGAAAGTATTTAAGCTACTTACCTTGCCTTACTAATCAGCAAAGGCAGCATTATTGCTTTAACAAGctagcaaaaaaaatcctttttgtaGCATATTGTACAAGTCCTGAGGAAATTCAGGTGAGAAGGATAGTAAGGTAGTACTCTATACTTAGTAGTACTTGGTTCTTTTATATGAAATGGAGTGCTCCTAATCCAGAAACCTGAGATGGGGAGTTACATAAAAAGACTTGGCAAGAACTGAAGCAACTGCTATTATCAAAGTAGAATGCAGGCTTGGGTGTAAGTTTACTGCTGCAAATTGGAAAGGTTTTTCTAAACAGCTTCCCAAACATACAACTTACCAGGAAAGCTAATGTCTCAAACTCTTACTGACTTGTTACAGCCTAATACAAATAGAATTCCTCACCAGACACCATGTTTTTATCTGTTGCTCTGTTCTGGTACCTGAGCATTCCCCCCGTGTTTGGAAAAGAGGGACTTGTATTCACCACAGTAACAACAATGAGTGCTCCTTAGGAGTGTAGACTATTTCTAGCATCTCTGGAACAGATTACTTTAAATCTGTTGAGAGACTTAGTGTTGATCTTCTAGGGTCACTACAGAAGTCTGTGCTTGATGATTGTACTTAAAAGTTCTTTCCCAAAATCAGAATTTGAATGTTTGAGATGATCTTGAGCTGTGCTTGCTGTGTAATAACTGTCCCAATTGTTACTGGGacaggttttaaaaacaaagctgcaaCATGTGCTGAGTAAATACaagattgggggggggggctggaactgTTGCCTGCTGTGTACTTAATGTTGTCAAAATAACTCAATCCTTATAAGCGAAAATGAAGTAAGGCTGTAATACTTCAAGCTGTTCTAATGGGTGGAAGGAATAAGTTGGGATGattttacttttctattttcttaggCAAAGCATTTGGTTGTGTAGGAGGATACATCTCCAGTACAAGTTCCCTGATAGACACTGTTCGTTCATATGCTGCTGGCTTTATCTTCACAACATCCCTGCCACCCATGCTCTTAGCTGGTGCCCTAGAATCTGTCCGAACTCTGAAGAGTGCAGAGGGGCAAGTGCTGAGGCGCCAGCACCAACGCAATGTGAAGCTTATGAGACAAATGCTGATGGATGCAGGGCTTCCTGTGGTGCACTGCCCAAGTCACATCATTCCAGTAAGGGTGAGTACTAGGATATCTCTGACACAGGACCACGGTGCCTGTTTTCATGGCTATGATCACATTGTTTCCAGGTATTAATAAACATTCACAAAGTTCAAACCTGCCATAGTGTTCAGCAGTGATGTGCTAGGAGTCTGGCTTACCTTCCTTGTCTGAATAAGGCTGTGATTAAGCAGACTTCTGCctgataaaaatgttgtaaaGCACAATGGTAGTGTACAAAACCCACCATCTAACAGTATAGAGAAATCAAAGATAGTGGTAATAAGCCAGTAAAAAGAAGAGTTCAGGTATTAACAGTTACCTGCTAAGGCCCGGAGGGCACTAGAGTAAAAGCTTTTAGTCTTTGTCTGATGCATGTTCTGTTTAGTGGGCACAAGGAAGCCTAGTCGTGCTTGACTCATGTGGCTGGCAAAGTTGGGCTGACAACTCTGCTACCTTACATGTTTTTGTTAATCTTAAAACTTTATGATTTTGAATTTCAGGTTGCAGATGCtgctaaaaatacagagatCTGTGACAGGCTAATGAGCCAACACAGCATCTATGTCCAAGCAATCAACTACCCCACAGTCCCCCGTGGAGAAGAGCTGCTACGTATTGCCCCTACACCTCACCATACCCCTCAGATGATGAGTTATTTTCTTGGTGAGTGGTGCAGTGGAAACTCTGGGCTGTCTATGCGCTCTCAATATTAAAGACTAGGAAATAGTTCAAATTTAAATTGTATTAGCTGGACAATGTCTTTCCACTGCTGCAGCATACATAGCACACTTCTGTACTTAACTGGCTTTGAGCATGACCTGTGAAAGCCAGCATGCTGTGACCTAGAATAGTGTGCAAGCCCAGTGCAGTCCTACATACAGCTGGTTCCATCCCAGCCATTTCTGGGGATCTGTTTGCATTGTCCAAACCAATCTTTACTTGTTAGGAGGGGGAGGGGTGTCCAGAGAAAtctgctgtgctcagctgaGCTTTTAATCTGTCTTAAACACTGATCTTTATGGGGGAAGCAGTTACTCTTGTATCCTGTCAGAAGAGGTAGTGTGAGCATACCTTTTTAAGGTGAAGGCTTTACTGCAGTCCAGTCACATTGTGTCAGACAATTCCTATAGCTTCCTTTGCTAGGAGAATAGGTATGCTGATGCTTCTGTTGTGCTGCTTCTCTAAAGTGATTTGATGTTATATGACTTGAACTTTTCTGTTTATAACAGAAAAACTGCTGGCTACATGGAAGGATGTTGGTCTGGAGCTGAAACCACACTCATCAGCTGAATGTAACTTCTGTAGAAGACCCCTACATTTTGAAGTGATGAGTGAACGGGAAAGATCTTACTTCAGTGGAATGAGCAAACTAGTATCTGTCAGTGCATGAAAGTAATGGTGTTAATCTTACTCTCATCTAGTTCTAGTACCCAGTCAGtagcatttttaaattgcttaTAAGCATTTTAATCATAGTTAAAGCACTaagctctgaaaataaatttctagaGCCACTGTttagttgtatttttatttttcatattcagcTTCCATAAGATGAATTGTCAGTGGTTAAAAGGACATCCCTGGAATAAAAAGTGATCTACACTGACCTTCATCTGAAGTACTGCCTTCTCAATGAGTGTAAACCAGAACTTTCAGTAGCATTTCCTTGTGTAGTGTGAGGGATGAGTTTATCTATTAAAAGAAGGCTTACAGGTACTTAAAGCTCCTCAGGAACTTCTACCTTAAATTTGTTGAGGCTATGTCTAGGCTCCCCTCTGCTTCTCCATTCTTTCACATGGGTTTTGTGGGCATCTAGCCCTGTGGTACGCTCCATGTACATCCTAATTCTATCTGGGAGTGGGTGTAAAGCATTATGCCTTATCCCTGGGCTGTT from the Anser cygnoides isolate HZ-2024a breed goose chromosome 10, Taihu_goose_T2T_genome, whole genome shotgun sequence genome contains:
- the ALAS1 gene encoding 5-aminolevulinate synthase, non-specific, mitochondrial → MEAVVRRCPFLARVSQAFLQKAGPSLLLYAQHCPKMMEAAPPAAARGLAGSAARGQQAGETPAAQPEGKNAKDVAQQSTDGSQPPAGHPPAAAGHSSAMKCPFLAAQMSHKNSNVFCKASIELQEDVKEMQADRKGKEFADVTTTSTVRNTETEGEEQSGLLKRFNDIMLKQRPESVSHLLQDNLPKSISTFQYDQFFERKIDEKKKDHTYRVFKTVNRKAQIFPMADDYSDSLITKKEVSVWCSNDYLGMSRHPRVCGAVMDTLKQHGAGAGGTRNISGTSKFHVDLEKELADLHGKDAALLFSSCFVANDSTLFTLAKMLPGCEIYSDSGNHASMIQGIRNSRVPKHIFRHNDVSHLRELLKKSDPSTPKIVAFETVHSMDGAVCPLEELCDVAHEHGAITFVDEVHAVGLYGARGGGIGDRDGIMHKMDIISGTLGKAFGCVGGYISSTSSLIDTVRSYAAGFIFTTSLPPMLLAGALESVRTLKSAEGQVLRRQHQRNVKLMRQMLMDAGLPVVHCPSHIIPVRVADAAKNTEICDRLMSQHSIYVQAINYPTVPRGEELLRIAPTPHHTPQMMSYFLEKLLATWKDVGLELKPHSSAECNFCRRPLHFEVMSERERSYFSGMSKLVSVSA